AGGCCTGATCTTGTTTATCTCAATATAAAAAACGTTGTCCTGAATCTTTGGCGTAATCTTATTTGTCTTGGCCGGTATCAGCGACTCAAGGCCGCGACCCAAACCGAATAGTTTTTTCATCCCGTACGAGACAGGAAATGATTTACACAAGTAAATCATTTCCGTGCCTATCGATAAATTAGTTTATTAATCCCGATTAGATAACTATTGTAACCTTTCCTTGTTATTAGCAAAGGCTGTCTCGTTCGGGATTCATCCTATATTAATAATTTCCTCGGCTAACTCTTTATATGCTTGCGCGCCCTTGGAATTTTCATCAAATTGCAGAATGGTTTTGCCGAATCCAGGCGCTTCAGCCAATGATACGGAACGCGGAATTATCGTTTCAAAAACATGGCCGGGAAAATTCTTTTTAACTTCGGCAACAATCTCATTAGCCAACTTATTCCTCTTATCATACATTGTAAGCAATACGCCAAGAATCTTCAACTGCGGGTTGAGCGATGTCCTGACCATATCAATTGTTTTGAAAAGTTGCGTCAGTCCCTCAAGGGCATAGTATTCGCACTGCACCGGTACTATTACCTGTTCTGCAGCTGCCAAACCATTGATTGTAAGAAGACCCAGGGATGGCGGACTGTCTATGAGAATGTAATCGTAATTGGTGCGAATTTTATTAAGCGAATTTTTTAATTTAAACTCCCGCTCTTCCATATCAACCAGCTCAACCGTGGCACCGGCAAGACTTGGAGCTGACGGCAAAATGTCAAAACCAAAAAGCGACGTTTTTCTTATGATTGCTCCCGGCTCTTGATTGTCAACCAGTGTATGATAAAGATTAACGTGGTCTTCACCGAGATGCACTCCGAGTCCCGATGTTGCATTCGCCTGCGGATCAAGGTCCACCAACAAAACATACTTGCCTAGCGATGCTAAGTAAGCTCCAAGATTGTTGGCAGTCGTTGTTTTTCCAACTCCACCCTTAGCGTTGATAATTCCAATAA
This sequence is a window from Candidatus Yanofskybacteria bacterium. Protein-coding genes within it:
- a CDS encoding ParA family protein, translating into MARVIGIINAKGGVGKTTTANNLGAYLASLGKYVLLVDLDPQANATSGLGVHLGEDHVNLYHTLVDNQEPGAIIRKTSLFGFDILPSAPSLAGATVELVDMEEREFKLKNSLNKIRTNYDYILIDSPPSLGLLTINGLAAAEQVIVPVQCEYYALEGLTQLFKTIDMVRTSLNPQLKILGVLLTMYDKRNKLANEIVAEVKKNFPGHVFETIIPRSVSLAEAPGFGKTILQFDENSKGAQAYKELAEEIINIG